A stretch of Xenopus laevis strain J_2021 chromosome 8S, Xenopus_laevis_v10.1, whole genome shotgun sequence DNA encodes these proteins:
- the med22.S gene encoding mediator of RNA polymerase II transcription subunit 22-like isoform X3, whose amino-acid sequence MSQQRILPQSKETLLQSYNKRLKDDIKSIMDNFTEIIKTAKIDEEHQVSRPTQGEQDNYEMHVRSANIVRAGESLMKLVSDLKQFLILNDFPSVNESINQRKQQLRGLREECDKKLIALRDDIAIDLYELEEEYYSSRYK is encoded by the exons ATGTCCCAGCAGAGGATTCTGCCCCAGAGTAAGGAGACGCTGCTACAGTCCTATAACAAGCGGCTTAAAGATGACATTAAATCCATAATGGACAACTTCACTGAGATAATCAAAACTGCCAAG atcgACGAGGAACATCAGGTGTCCCGTCCAACTCAAGGAGAGCAGGATAACTACGAGATGCACGTCAGGTCTGCTAATATT GTGCGGGCGGGAGAATCCCTAATGAAGCTGGTGTCGGATTTGAAGCAGTTCCTGATCCTGAATGACTTTCCTTCCGTCAACGAGTCCATCAACCAACGCAAACAGCAGCTCCGCGGCCTCCGGGAAGAGTGTGACAAGAAGCTCATCGCTCTGAGGGACGACATCGCTATTGATCTTTATGAACTCGAGGAGGAATATTACTCTTCCAGGTATAAATAG
- the med22.S gene encoding mediator of RNA polymerase II transcription subunit 22-like isoform X1 codes for MSQQRILPQSKETLLQSYNKRLKDDIKSIMDNFTEIIKTAKIDEEHQVSRPTQGEQDNYEMHVRSANIVRAGESLMKLVSDLKQFLILNDFPSVNESINQRKQQLRGLREECDKKLIALRDDIAIDLYELEEEYYSSSYSVCDQSDLPLCEVYWKRESTTSSPEDLSVPLAPIMAEASTVTSQIHTAPHLNGHGAEHT; via the exons ATGTCCCAGCAGAGGATTCTGCCCCAGAGTAAGGAGACGCTGCTACAGTCCTATAACAAGCGGCTTAAAGATGACATTAAATCCATAATGGACAACTTCACTGAGATAATCAAAACTGCCAAG atcgACGAGGAACATCAGGTGTCCCGTCCAACTCAAGGAGAGCAGGATAACTACGAGATGCACGTCAGGTCTGCTAATATT GTGCGGGCGGGAGAATCCCTAATGAAGCTGGTGTCGGATTTGAAGCAGTTCCTGATCCTGAATGACTTTCCTTCCGTCAACGAGTCCATCAACCAACGCAAACAGCAGCTCCGCGGCCTCCGGGAAGAGTGTGACAAGAAGCTCATCGCTCTGAGGGACGACATCGCTATTGATCTTTATGAACTCGAGGAGGAATATTACTCTTCCAG CTACAGTGTGTGTGATCAGAGTGATCTTCCCCTCTGCGAAGTGTATTGGAAAAGGGAAAGCACAACATCGTCACCTGAGGATCTCTCCGTCCCGCTGGCGCCCATTATGGCAGAAGCAAGCACCGTCACAAGCCAGATCCACACAGCCCCTCACTTAAATGGTCACGGAGCGGAACACACCTGA
- the med22.S gene encoding mediator of RNA polymerase II transcription subunit 22-like isoform X2 produces the protein MSQQRILPQSKETLLQSYNKRLKDDIKSIMDNFTEIIKTAKIDEEHQVSRPTQGEQDNYEMHVRSANIVRAGESLMKLVSDLKQFLILNDFPSVNESINQRKQQLRGLREECDKKLIALRDDIAIDLYELEEEYYSSSVCDQSDLPLCEVYWKRESTTSSPEDLSVPLAPIMAEASTVTSQIHTAPHLNGHGAEHT, from the exons ATGTCCCAGCAGAGGATTCTGCCCCAGAGTAAGGAGACGCTGCTACAGTCCTATAACAAGCGGCTTAAAGATGACATTAAATCCATAATGGACAACTTCACTGAGATAATCAAAACTGCCAAG atcgACGAGGAACATCAGGTGTCCCGTCCAACTCAAGGAGAGCAGGATAACTACGAGATGCACGTCAGGTCTGCTAATATT GTGCGGGCGGGAGAATCCCTAATGAAGCTGGTGTCGGATTTGAAGCAGTTCCTGATCCTGAATGACTTTCCTTCCGTCAACGAGTCCATCAACCAACGCAAACAGCAGCTCCGCGGCCTCCGGGAAGAGTGTGACAAGAAGCTCATCGCTCTGAGGGACGACATCGCTATTGATCTTTATGAACTCGAGGAGGAATATTACTCTTCCAG TGTGTGTGATCAGAGTGATCTTCCCCTCTGCGAAGTGTATTGGAAAAGGGAAAGCACAACATCGTCACCTGAGGATCTCTCCGTCCCGCTGGCGCCCATTATGGCAGAAGCAAGCACCGTCACAAGCCAGATCCACACAGCCCCTCACTTAAATGGTCACGGAGCGGAACACACCTGA
- the med22.S gene encoding mediator of RNA polymerase II transcription subunit 22-like isoform X4, translated as MSQQRILPQSKETLLQSYNKRLKDDIKSIMDNFTEIIKTAKIDEEHQVSRPTQGEQDNYEMHVRSANIVRAGESLMKLVSDLKQFLILNDFPSVNESINQRKQQLRGLREECDKKLIALRDDIAIDLYELEEEYYSSR; from the exons ATGTCCCAGCAGAGGATTCTGCCCCAGAGTAAGGAGACGCTGCTACAGTCCTATAACAAGCGGCTTAAAGATGACATTAAATCCATAATGGACAACTTCACTGAGATAATCAAAACTGCCAAG atcgACGAGGAACATCAGGTGTCCCGTCCAACTCAAGGAGAGCAGGATAACTACGAGATGCACGTCAGGTCTGCTAATATT GTGCGGGCGGGAGAATCCCTAATGAAGCTGGTGTCGGATTTGAAGCAGTTCCTGATCCTGAATGACTTTCCTTCCGTCAACGAGTCCATCAACCAACGCAAACAGCAGCTCCGCGGCCTCCGGGAAGAGTGTGACAAGAAGCTCATCGCTCTGAGGGACGACATCGCTATTGATCTTTATGAACTCGAGGAGGAATATTACTCTTCCAG ATAA
- the LOC108699927 gene encoding alpha-1,4-N-acetylglucosaminyltransferase, with amino-acid sequence MSIKGKILSILLCLAVAGLVYKSTDKTVGRFMPFFFHSKITPDDVLSPGNGIIFIETTDRMDLPSLVLCAVESAARINPDRPVTFFMKGLPDINSAEDQSRALNSFPTLAPYTNIYLFPLHMETLLSETPLLPWYQKVDPKKEVHWAHVSSDASRLALIYKFGGLYMDTDIISLRPVPVENFLVAESSQLSSNGVFGFNAHRDFTWTCMEDFVKNYNGEIWGHQGPALFTRVLKKFYCDIPPFKGDEDLKCGNISFLNPRRFYPIECRFWMKFFEVWNAFPTFEDTYALHLFNYANRAERRVMVPGSNTLVEHLYLENCPVTFQAVFEKKSTHLTNVP; translated from the exons ATGTCTATAAAAGGAAAGATACTCTCGATCTTACTGTGCCTAGCAGTAGCTGGCTTGGTCTATAAGTCCACTGATAAGACAGTTGGCAGGTTCATGCCATTCTTCTTCCATTCAAAAATTACTCCAGACGACGTCTTATCCCCAGGGAACGGTATCATATTTATAGAGACCACAGATCGAATGGATCTGCCCTCCCTAGTGTTATGTGCTGTTGAGTCAGCAGCCCGCATTAACCCTGACAGGCCCGTGACTTTCTTCATGAAAGGGTTACCTGATATAAACTCAGCAGAAGATCAAAGCCGAGCACTGAACAGTTTCCCAACCCTTGCACCCTATACTAATATCTACCTTTTCCCTCTCCATATGGAGACTTTGCTTAGCGAAACACCCCTTCTGCCGTGGTATCAAAAG GTTGACCCTAAGAAAGAAGTTCATTGGGCTCATGTCAGCTCTGATGCCTCCAGGTTGGCACTGATATACAAATTTGGCGGCCTTTATATGGACACCGATATCATATCATTACGGCCTGTTCCAGTAGAGAACTTCCTAGTTGCAGAGAGTTCTCAGCTATCCAGCAATGGTGTTTTTGGCTTTAATGCCCATAGAGACTTCACTTGGACATGCATGGAAGACTTTGTCAAGAATTATAATGGAGAAATTTGGGGACATCAAGGACCAGCCCTCTTCACTAGAGTCCTTAAGAAATTTTATTGTGATATTCCTCCATTCAAGGGTGACGAAGATCTCAAGTGTGGAAACATCTCATTCCTTAATCCTCGTCGCTTCTATCCAATAGAGTGTCGATTCTGGATGAAGTTCTTTGAAGTATGGAATGCATTTCCAACTTTCGAAGACACTTACGCTTTGCATCTCTTTAATTATGCCAATCGTGCTGAGCGTAGGGTAATGGTTCCAGGAAGCAACACATTGGTGGAACATCTTTACTTGGAGAATTGTCCTGTTACTTTTCAAGCAGTTTTCGAGAAAAAAAGTACCCACCTTACTAATGTTCCATAA